From Bacteroidales bacterium WCE2004, a single genomic window includes:
- a CDS encoding single-strand binding protein codes for MSLNKVMLIGNVGRDPEVRYLEGNNPGAQGRKVATFTLATSERFRDRSGETRENTEWHNIVAWGQPADVCERFVRKGTQLYIEGRLRTRKYTDRNGQEKYTTEINVDTLQLLGRRDSDGSGDGGYQQGGGYQRQGGYQQPAPAQPQQPAYQQPAYQQPAPAAPAAPVVDEGPTDDLPF; via the coding sequence ATGTCACTGAACAAAGTAATGCTGATCGGTAACGTTGGAAGAGACCCCGAAGTACGTTACCTCGAAGGAAACAACCCCGGCGCACAGGGCCGGAAAGTCGCAACGTTCACCCTCGCCACTTCCGAGCGTTTCCGCGACCGCAGCGGCGAGACGCGCGAGAACACGGAATGGCACAACATCGTCGCCTGGGGCCAGCCCGCCGACGTGTGCGAGCGCTTCGTGCGCAAGGGCACCCAGCTCTATATCGAAGGCCGTCTGCGCACCCGCAAATATACCGACCGCAACGGCCAGGAGAAATACACCACCGAGATCAACGTCGACACCCTGCAGCTGCTGGGTCGCCGCGACAGCGACGGCTCCGGCGACGGCGGATACCAGCAGGGCGGCGGCTACCAGCGCCAGGGCGGCTATCAGCAGCCCGCGCCCGCCCAGCCGCAGCAGCCGGCCTACCAGCAGCCTGCGTACCAGCAGCCTGCCCCGGCCGCTCCCGCAGCCCCCGTCGTGGACGAGGGCCCGACCGACGATCTCCCGTTCTAA
- a CDS encoding shikimate kinase, translating to MTISLTGFMGCGKSSTGRELAVRRGARFVDLDEEIVAREGRGIPEIFRDGGEAAFRAAELRALRAVLDVSDASAMDTVLALGGGALTAPAARELVFARTRCVFLRTRLETIRQRLGAADASRPLFADAEKLFAERAPIYAQAPFVVDTDGLTPAEVADAIQDLVR from the coding sequence ATGACAATCTCCCTGACAGGTTTCATGGGCTGCGGCAAGAGCAGCACCGGCCGCGAACTCGCGGTCCGGCGCGGGGCGCGTTTCGTGGACCTGGACGAAGAGATCGTGGCCCGCGAGGGACGCGGCATCCCTGAGATTTTCCGGGACGGCGGCGAGGCTGCTTTCCGTGCGGCGGAGCTGCGCGCCCTGCGCGCCGTGCTCGACGTCTCGGACGCTTCCGCGATGGACACCGTCCTCGCCCTCGGCGGCGGCGCACTGACCGCCCCCGCCGCGCGGGAGCTTGTCTTCGCGCGCACCCGCTGCGTCTTCCTGCGTACCCGGCTGGAGACCATCCGGCAACGGCTCGGCGCCGCCGATGCCTCCCGGCCGCTCTTCGCCGACGCGGAGAAGCTTTTTGCGGAGCGCGCTCCCATCTACGCACAGGCCCCCTTCGTCGTCGACACCGACGGCCTCACGCCCGCCGAAGTCGCCGACGCGATCCAGGATTTAGTCAGATAA
- a CDS encoding Major Facilitator Superfamily protein: MMADKIQKTLRDSAGMRWTALLLLALAMFCAYIFMDILSPIKDLMQETRGWNSTAFGTMQGSEVFLNVFVFFLIFAGIILDKMGVRFTAVLSAGVMLVGAVVKWYAVTPGFAGSGLETWFTENLNYIPGFDQLGVSPFYRGMPASAKLAACGFMIFGCGCEMAGITVSRGIVKWFKGREMALAMGSEMALARLGVATCMIFSPFFAKLGGHVEVSRSVAFGVVLLCIALIMTIVYFFMDKKLDSQTGEAEEKDDPFKVSDIGKILSDGGFWIVALLCVLYYSAIFPFQKYAVNMLQCNLTLTPPDASSFWAGGNVTIIQYVIMLLVAAAGFASNFQKKKASQYILLGISFLALITYCYMGYMRQSAESIFAVFPLLAVLITPILGNYLDHHGKGASMLVLGSILLIACHLTFAFVLPAFKGSAVGGVIVAYATILVLGASFSLVPAALWPSVPKLVDAKVIGSAYALIFWIQNIGLWLFPLLIGKVLDKTNPGVTDPTQYNYTAPLVMLACLGVAALLLGLVLKVVDKKKHLGLEEPNIK, encoded by the coding sequence ATGATGGCTGATAAAATCCAAAAGACGCTGCGCGACTCCGCCGGCATGCGTTGGACCGCCCTGCTGCTTCTCGCGCTGGCGATGTTCTGCGCCTATATTTTCATGGACATCCTCTCCCCGATCAAGGACTTGATGCAGGAGACCCGCGGCTGGAACTCCACCGCATTCGGCACGATGCAGGGCTCCGAGGTGTTCCTCAACGTTTTCGTCTTCTTCCTCATCTTCGCGGGTATCATCCTCGACAAGATGGGCGTCCGCTTCACCGCCGTCCTCTCGGCCGGCGTGATGCTCGTCGGCGCCGTCGTCAAGTGGTACGCCGTGACCCCGGGTTTCGCGGGCAGCGGCCTGGAGACCTGGTTCACGGAGAACCTCAACTACATCCCGGGCTTCGACCAGCTCGGCGTGTCGCCGTTCTATCGCGGGATGCCCGCCTCGGCCAAACTGGCCGCCTGCGGCTTCATGATCTTCGGCTGCGGCTGCGAGATGGCCGGCATCACGGTCAGCCGCGGTATCGTCAAGTGGTTCAAGGGCCGCGAGATGGCCCTCGCGATGGGCTCCGAGATGGCCCTCGCCCGCCTCGGCGTCGCCACGTGCATGATCTTCTCGCCTTTCTTCGCCAAGCTCGGCGGACACGTGGAAGTGTCCCGTTCGGTCGCCTTCGGCGTGGTGCTGCTCTGCATCGCCCTCATCATGACCATCGTCTACTTCTTCATGGACAAGAAGCTCGACAGCCAGACCGGCGAGGCCGAAGAGAAGGACGACCCGTTCAAGGTCAGCGACATCGGCAAGATCCTTTCCGACGGCGGATTCTGGATCGTGGCCCTGCTCTGCGTACTGTACTACAGCGCCATCTTCCCGTTCCAGAAGTATGCGGTCAACATGCTCCAGTGCAACCTGACCCTCACGCCTCCTGACGCCAGTTCCTTCTGGGCAGGCGGCAACGTCACCATCATCCAGTACGTCATCATGCTGCTGGTCGCGGCCGCCGGCTTCGCCAGCAACTTCCAGAAGAAGAAGGCCAGCCAGTACATCCTGCTCGGCATCTCCTTCCTCGCGCTCATCACCTACTGCTACATGGGCTACATGCGCCAGTCCGCCGAGTCCATCTTCGCGGTGTTCCCGCTCCTCGCGGTGCTCATCACACCGATCCTCGGCAACTACCTCGACCACCACGGCAAGGGCGCCTCGATGCTCGTCCTCGGCTCCATCCTGCTGATCGCCTGCCACCTGACCTTCGCGTTCGTGCTGCCGGCCTTCAAGGGCAGCGCCGTCGGCGGCGTCATCGTGGCCTACGCCACCATCCTGGTGCTCGGCGCCAGCTTCTCGCTGGTCCCGGCCGCCCTCTGGCCGTCCGTGCCGAAGCTCGTGGACGCCAAGGTGATCGGCTCGGCCTACGCCCTGATCTTCTGGATCCAGAACATCGGCCTGTGGCTCTTCCCGCTGCTGATCGGCAAGGTGCTGGACAAGACCAACCCCGGCGTGACCGACCCGACGCAGTACAACTACACCGCCCCGCTCGTGATGCTCGCCTGCCTCGGCGTGGCGGCCCTCCTGCTCGGCCTCGTGCTGAAGGTGGTGGACAAGAAGAAACACCTCGGCCTGGAGGAACCCAACATCAAGTAA
- a CDS encoding Shikimate dehydrogenase substrate binding domain-containing protein — protein MDKFGLIGHPIAHSLSPALFTAAYGGRYVYDLIETPDFDEAWRRFLAGYKAINVTAPFKGDAFARVDWRSPECERAGATNLVVRTPDGTKAYNSDYRGVKALLEPLGCRTAAVVGYGGAGKAALAAAEDLGLDTRLYRHAEVAGGVRADVVVYTLPRAVEGIDRIDCAHLLEANYKDPCLAGRPGYIPGSAWLLMQAVTGYALMTGEEPDAAAMEAVFLK, from the coding sequence ATGGATAAGTTCGGACTCATCGGGCATCCGATCGCCCATTCGCTCAGCCCTGCGCTGTTCACCGCCGCCTATGGCGGCAGGTATGTCTACGACCTGATCGAGACGCCCGATTTCGACGAAGCCTGGCGGCGCTTTCTCGCCGGCTACAAGGCGATCAACGTCACGGCGCCCTTCAAGGGCGACGCCTTCGCGCGGGTGGACTGGCGCAGTCCCGAGTGCGAGCGCGCCGGGGCGACCAACCTCGTGGTCAGGACGCCCGACGGGACGAAGGCCTACAATTCCGATTACCGGGGCGTGAAGGCCCTGTTGGAGCCGCTCGGCTGCCGCACGGCGGCCGTGGTCGGCTACGGCGGCGCCGGCAAGGCCGCGCTCGCCGCCGCCGAGGACCTCGGCCTCGATACACGGCTCTACCGCCACGCCGAGGTGGCGGGCGGCGTGCGGGCCGACGTGGTCGTCTACACCCTGCCGCGCGCCGTCGAGGGCATCGACCGCATCGACTGCGCCCATCTGCTGGAAGCCAACTACAAGGACCCCTGCCTTGCCGGCCGTCCGGGCTACATTCCCGGCTCCGCCTGGCTGCTGATGCAGGCCGTCACGGGCTACGCGCTGATGACCGGCGAAGAGCCGGACGCCGCCGCGATGGAGGCCGTTTTCCTGAAATGA
- a CDS encoding topoisomerase-4 subunit A produces the protein MEEENIITPEETVEEEQIIEEEGPSSGRFDRLLGSDARKFKLSGMFKDWYLDYASYVILHRAVPHIVDGLKPVQRRVLHAMYKMDDGAYTKVANIVGQAMQYHPHGDQSILGALVQLGQKGLTVDCQGNWGSILTGDSNAAPRYIEARLSKFAKEVVFDPKVTHWMNSYDGRNQEPTELPVRFPLLLAQGTEGIGVGLASKILPHNFNELLDASVAILEGKPYEIYPDFPTGGFADCSKYLQGRRGGSVKVRARIEKIDKNTVAITEIPYGKYTRDLIDSILKAKDKGKIKIKKIEDMTTDKVDILIHLPNDVSPDKTIDALYAFTDCEINIAPNACVIKDNKPVFITVNEILEYGTFHTRDLLLQELQIKLDELEADWHYSSLERIFFENRIYKVLEQDQQDWDTQIQDIFSQMKNYQDLFRREIVLDDILKLVEKPVRKISKFDTKAIDEKILALEEQMAVVRDNIEHIDRYTIDWFKALKKKYGKDFPRRTELTGFETITATKVINNNAKLQANLAEGFVGIGLKRDDGGEFICDCSDLSEIVVIGKDGKYRITKVEDKAFFGKDLLYVGLFNRGDSRTIYNVIYREGKTSIYYAKRFAITSVTRDKEYDITTGAAGSQIVWFSANHNGEAETVRVQLRPKPKLKKTSFEYDFSTLAVKSKTARGNLVSKNVISRITLKSKGVSTIAGKDIWYDTDIQKLNDDGHGIYLGQFKDDDKVLAVFKNGTFYTTSYDLVNRYQGDVLLIEKFDPDKTFTALYWDGAVKSFYVKRFSFVPSDNTPVSFISDAPKSWLVELSGDRHPRYEVVWKLSDKEPEAIVAEDWIGKKGIAAKGKKCAERGEVKTVRFIEPLPDEQEEVRIADASEEESPVILSDSEESPEALDEVPDLPGDLFDEPTLF, from the coding sequence ATGGAAGAAGAGAACATCATCACCCCCGAAGAAACCGTAGAAGAAGAACAGATCATCGAAGAGGAAGGCCCTTCCTCGGGGCGCTTTGACAGGCTGCTCGGCAGCGACGCACGCAAGTTCAAGCTCTCCGGGATGTTCAAGGACTGGTACCTGGATTACGCATCGTACGTGATCCTGCACCGCGCCGTCCCCCACATCGTGGATGGCCTCAAGCCGGTGCAGCGCCGCGTGCTGCACGCCATGTACAAGATGGACGACGGCGCCTACACCAAGGTCGCCAACATCGTCGGCCAGGCCATGCAGTATCACCCGCACGGCGACCAGTCCATCCTCGGCGCCCTCGTCCAGCTGGGCCAGAAAGGCCTGACCGTGGACTGCCAGGGTAACTGGGGAAGCATCCTCACGGGCGATTCCAACGCCGCGCCCCGATACATCGAGGCCCGGCTCAGCAAGTTTGCCAAGGAGGTGGTGTTCGACCCGAAGGTGACCCACTGGATGAACTCCTACGACGGGCGCAACCAGGAGCCGACCGAGCTGCCGGTGCGTTTCCCGCTCCTGCTCGCGCAGGGCACGGAGGGCATCGGCGTGGGCCTCGCCTCCAAGATCCTCCCGCACAACTTCAACGAGCTGCTCGATGCCTCCGTGGCCATCCTCGAAGGCAAGCCGTACGAGATCTATCCCGATTTCCCGACGGGCGGCTTCGCCGACTGCAGCAAATACCTGCAGGGCCGGCGCGGCGGCTCCGTCAAGGTGCGCGCCCGCATCGAGAAGATCGACAAGAACACGGTCGCCATCACGGAGATCCCCTACGGCAAATACACCCGCGACCTGATCGATTCCATCCTCAAGGCCAAGGACAAGGGCAAGATCAAGATCAAGAAGATCGAAGACATGACCACGGACAAGGTGGACATCCTGATCCACCTGCCCAACGACGTGTCGCCGGACAAGACCATCGACGCGCTTTACGCGTTCACGGACTGCGAGATCAACATCGCCCCCAACGCCTGCGTGATCAAGGACAACAAGCCGGTGTTCATCACGGTCAACGAGATCCTCGAATACGGCACCTTCCACACCCGCGACCTGCTGCTCCAGGAGCTGCAGATCAAGCTGGACGAGTTGGAGGCCGACTGGCACTACAGCTCCCTGGAGCGCATCTTCTTCGAGAACCGCATCTACAAGGTCCTCGAGCAGGACCAGCAGGACTGGGACACGCAGATCCAGGACATCTTCTCCCAGATGAAGAACTATCAGGACCTCTTCCGGCGCGAGATCGTGCTGGACGACATCCTCAAGCTCGTGGAGAAGCCCGTGCGCAAGATCTCCAAGTTCGACACGAAGGCCATCGACGAGAAGATCCTCGCCCTCGAGGAGCAGATGGCGGTCGTGCGCGACAACATCGAGCACATCGACCGCTACACCATCGACTGGTTCAAGGCCCTGAAGAAGAAGTACGGCAAGGACTTCCCGCGCCGCACCGAGCTGACCGGCTTCGAGACCATCACCGCCACCAAGGTCATCAACAACAACGCCAAGCTGCAGGCCAACCTGGCCGAAGGCTTCGTGGGCATCGGCCTCAAGCGCGACGACGGCGGCGAGTTCATCTGCGACTGCTCCGACCTTTCGGAGATCGTGGTCATCGGCAAGGACGGCAAATACCGCATCACCAAGGTCGAGGACAAGGCCTTCTTCGGCAAGGACCTGCTCTATGTGGGCCTGTTCAACCGCGGCGACTCCCGGACGATCTACAACGTGATCTACCGCGAGGGCAAGACCTCCATCTACTACGCCAAGCGTTTCGCCATCACGTCCGTGACGCGCGACAAGGAATACGACATCACCACCGGCGCCGCCGGCTCGCAGATCGTCTGGTTCTCCGCCAACCACAACGGCGAGGCCGAGACCGTCCGCGTGCAGCTGCGCCCGAAGCCGAAACTCAAGAAGACGAGCTTCGAGTACGATTTCTCCACGCTCGCGGTCAAGAGCAAGACGGCCCGTGGCAACCTGGTGAGCAAGAACGTCATCAGCCGCATCACGCTCAAGAGCAAGGGCGTCAGCACCATCGCCGGCAAGGACATCTGGTACGACACCGACATCCAGAAGCTCAACGACGACGGCCACGGCATCTACCTGGGCCAGTTCAAGGACGACGACAAGGTGCTCGCCGTATTCAAGAACGGCACCTTCTACACCACTTCCTACGATCTGGTCAACCGCTACCAGGGAGACGTGCTGCTGATCGAGAAATTCGATCCCGACAAGACTTTCACCGCCCTTTACTGGGACGGCGCCGTGAAGAGCTTCTACGTCAAGCGCTTCTCCTTCGTGCCCAGCGACAACACGCCGGTCAGCTTCATCTCCGACGCGCCCAAGTCCTGGCTCGTGGAGCTCAGCGGCGACCGCCACCCGCGCTACGAGGTTGTCTGGAAGCTCTCGGACAAGGAGCCCGAGGCCATCGTGGCCGAGGACTGGATCGGCAAGAAGGGCATCGCCGCCAAGGGCAAGAAGTGCGCCGAGCGCGGCGAGGTCAAGACAGTCCGCTTCATCGAACCGCTTCCTGACGAGCAGGAAGAGGTCCGGATCGCTGACGCATCGGAAGAAGAATCCCCTGTCATTCTGAGCGACAGCGAAGAATCTCCCGAGGCCCTCGACGAAGTCCCGGACCTCCCGGGCGACCTCTTCGACGAGCCGACGCTGTTCTAG
- a CDS encoding single-stranded-DNA-specific exonuclease — translation MAKECKWILKEPADPAKVERLSTEVGIDKVLAELLVKRGVETFEQARSFFRPSLDALHDPFLMKDMAKAVERLHSAIAGGEKILVYGDYDVDGTTAVALVYSFIKRFTDQVDFYIPDRYDEGYGVSYKGIDWAADGGFKLIITLDCGIKAIDKVDYARSKGLEVIICDHHLPEESLPDAVAVLDPKRADCTYPFDDLSGCGVGFKLVQAYSMQYGIAFETLIPLLDLLVVSISSDLVTMVGENRVLAHFGLKQLNENPCKGLAAMVTLSNLEPGHISIDDIVFKIGPRINAAGRMESGRLAVELLTAPDAMTAMRIGEKINENNNERKNIDREITQEALEMVQSGTCLAQGNATIVYNPKWSKGVVGIVASRLVEAYYKPTVVLTKSNGFVTGSARSIAGFDLYEAIESCADLLENFGGHVYAAGLTLKEENLEEFARRMDAYIAGKITAEMLTPVVEIDAQLDFAQITPKFSRILKQFQPFGPGNNNPIFMTENVYDAGSGRKVGGGGVHLKLDLIQESQPYHQIPAIAFNMADCYDYIREGNPIDVCYAIVENYYRGSASIQLRVRDIREREDIL, via the coding sequence ATGGCGAAAGAATGCAAATGGATTCTCAAGGAGCCGGCCGACCCTGCCAAAGTCGAGCGGCTCTCCACGGAAGTCGGTATCGACAAAGTACTTGCCGAGCTGCTCGTCAAGCGCGGCGTCGAGACCTTCGAGCAGGCGCGTTCTTTCTTCCGGCCCAGCCTGGACGCCCTCCACGACCCCTTCCTGATGAAGGACATGGCCAAGGCCGTGGAGCGCCTGCACAGCGCGATCGCAGGCGGCGAAAAGATTCTCGTCTACGGCGATTACGACGTCGACGGCACGACGGCCGTCGCGCTCGTCTACTCGTTCATCAAGCGCTTCACCGACCAGGTCGATTTCTACATCCCCGACCGCTACGACGAAGGCTACGGCGTGTCCTACAAGGGCATCGACTGGGCGGCGGACGGCGGCTTCAAGCTGATCATCACGCTTGACTGCGGCATCAAGGCCATCGACAAGGTGGACTACGCGCGCAGCAAGGGCCTCGAAGTCATCATCTGCGACCATCACCTGCCCGAGGAGTCCCTCCCGGACGCGGTCGCGGTGCTGGACCCCAAGCGCGCCGACTGCACCTATCCCTTCGACGACCTGTCCGGCTGCGGCGTGGGCTTCAAGCTGGTGCAGGCCTACTCGATGCAGTACGGCATCGCCTTCGAGACCCTGATCCCGCTGCTCGACCTGCTGGTCGTCAGCATCTCCTCCGACCTCGTGACGATGGTCGGGGAGAACCGCGTCCTCGCGCACTTCGGCCTCAAGCAGCTCAACGAGAACCCCTGCAAGGGTCTCGCGGCGATGGTCACCCTGTCCAACCTGGAGCCGGGCCACATCTCCATCGACGACATCGTCTTCAAGATCGGCCCGCGCATCAACGCGGCGGGGCGCATGGAGTCCGGCCGCCTGGCAGTGGAGCTCCTCACGGCCCCCGACGCCATGACGGCCATGCGCATCGGCGAGAAGATCAACGAAAACAACAACGAACGCAAGAATATCGACCGGGAGATCACCCAGGAAGCCCTGGAGATGGTCCAGTCCGGCACCTGCCTGGCGCAGGGCAACGCCACGATCGTCTATAACCCCAAGTGGAGCAAGGGCGTCGTGGGCATCGTCGCCTCCCGCCTCGTGGAGGCCTACTACAAGCCCACGGTCGTGCTGACCAAGTCCAACGGATTCGTGACCGGCTCCGCCCGCAGCATCGCGGGATTCGACCTCTATGAGGCCATCGAGAGCTGCGCCGACCTGCTGGAGAACTTCGGCGGACACGTATACGCCGCCGGCCTCACCCTCAAGGAGGAGAATCTCGAAGAATTCGCCCGCCGGATGGACGCCTACATCGCGGGCAAGATCACGGCCGAGATGCTCACCCCCGTGGTGGAGATCGACGCCCAGCTCGACTTCGCGCAGATCACGCCCAAGTTCTCCCGCATCCTCAAGCAGTTCCAGCCCTTCGGGCCCGGCAACAACAACCCGATCTTCATGACCGAGAACGTCTATGACGCCGGCTCGGGCCGCAAGGTCGGCGGTGGCGGCGTCCACCTCAAGCTCGACCTCATCCAGGAGTCCCAGCCGTACCACCAGATCCCCGCGATCGCGTTCAACATGGCCGACTGCTACGACTATATCCGCGAGGGCAACCCGATCGACGTCTGCTACGCCATCGTGGAGAACTACTACCGCGGTTCCGCCTCCATCCAGCTCCGCGTCCGCGACATCCGCGAGCGGGAAGACATCCTCTAG
- a CDS encoding lysyl-tRNA synthetase, class II, protein MAEYSEQEQIRRESLAKLRELGIEPYPAAEYPVNATAAQILAEFDPEKGNLQDVCIAGRLMSRRIMGAASFGELQDETGRIQIYVKRDEICPGEDKTMYNTVWKKLMDIGDIVGIKGFAFITQTGQLSVHAKELTLLSKSLRVLPIVKEQDGQVFDAFTDPELRYRQRYVDLIVNPQVKDTFVKRAKIIATMREYFNAAGCLEVETPILQGIPGGATARPFVTHHNALDIPLYLRIANELYLKRLIVGGYAGVYEFAKDFRNEGMDKTHNPEFTCMEIYVAYKDYNWMMKFVETMLARVSNAVNGTTKVKIGDNEVDFGGAYRRLPILDAIKEYAGVDVKGMDEDALRATCKQLHVDIEPSMGKGKLIDAIFGAYCEDKLIQPTFITDYPVEMSPLTKRHRTDPTLTERFELFVCGKELANAYSELNDPVDQLERFEEQARLKSKGDDEAMYIDMDFVRALEYGMPPTSGLGMGIDRLTMFMTGQTTIQDVLFFPQMRPEKVLKKENKDQAE, encoded by the coding sequence ATGGCAGAATATAGCGAACAAGAACAAATCCGCCGCGAGTCGCTGGCGAAACTGAGAGAACTGGGAATCGAGCCGTATCCGGCTGCAGAATATCCCGTTAACGCCACCGCGGCGCAGATCCTGGCAGAGTTCGACCCGGAGAAGGGCAATCTGCAGGATGTGTGCATCGCCGGCCGCCTGATGAGCCGCCGGATCATGGGAGCCGCCTCCTTCGGCGAGCTCCAGGACGAGACCGGCCGTATCCAGATCTATGTCAAGCGTGACGAGATCTGCCCCGGCGAGGACAAGACGATGTACAATACCGTCTGGAAGAAACTGATGGACATCGGCGACATCGTGGGTATCAAGGGCTTTGCCTTCATCACCCAGACCGGCCAGCTGAGCGTCCACGCCAAGGAACTCACCCTGCTGAGCAAGTCGCTGCGCGTGCTCCCGATCGTCAAGGAGCAGGACGGGCAGGTCTTCGACGCGTTCACGGATCCCGAGCTGCGCTACCGCCAGCGCTATGTGGACCTGATCGTGAATCCGCAGGTCAAGGATACGTTCGTCAAGCGGGCGAAGATCATCGCCACGATGCGCGAATATTTCAACGCGGCCGGTTGCCTCGAGGTCGAGACGCCGATCCTGCAGGGCATCCCGGGCGGCGCCACGGCGCGTCCTTTCGTGACGCACCACAACGCGCTGGACATTCCGCTCTACCTGCGTATCGCCAACGAGCTCTACCTCAAGCGCCTCATCGTGGGCGGCTATGCGGGTGTGTATGAGTTCGCCAAGGACTTCCGCAACGAGGGCATGGACAAGACCCACAATCCGGAGTTCACCTGCATGGAGATCTATGTGGCCTACAAGGACTACAACTGGATGATGAAGTTCGTGGAGACGATGCTCGCCAGGGTCTCCAACGCCGTCAACGGCACCACGAAGGTGAAGATCGGCGACAACGAGGTCGATTTCGGCGGCGCCTACCGCCGCCTGCCGATCCTCGACGCCATCAAGGAGTACGCCGGCGTGGATGTGAAGGGGATGGACGAGGATGCGCTGCGCGCGACCTGCAAGCAGCTACACGTGGACATCGAGCCTTCGATGGGCAAGGGCAAGCTGATCGACGCCATCTTCGGCGCGTATTGTGAGGACAAGCTCATCCAGCCGACCTTCATCACGGATTATCCCGTGGAGATGTCGCCGCTGACCAAGCGCCACCGCACGGACCCGACGCTCACCGAGCGTTTCGAGCTGTTCGTCTGCGGCAAGGAGCTGGCCAACGCCTATTCCGAGCTGAACGATCCGGTGGACCAGCTGGAGCGTTTCGAGGAGCAGGCGCGTCTCAAGAGCAAGGGCGACGACGAGGCGATGTATATCGACATGGACTTTGTCCGTGCGCTCGAATACGGCATGCCGCCGACTTCCGGCCTGGGTATGGGCATTGACCGTCTGACGATGTTCATGACGGGCCAGACGACGATCCAGGACGTGCTCTTCTTCCCGCAGATGCGGCCGGAGAAGGTGCTCAAGAAAGAGAACAAGGACCAGGCCGAATAG
- a CDS encoding RNA methyltransferase, TrmH family produces MPEVITSPSNPKVKRLLALQQKSSARREAGLFVVEGRRELQHCIDAGFAVDSIFYCPSRCGDAPLQNFASLIPPTAAQRVPPVYEATGGHGFAGEVSANAKLFEVSEEVYAKIAMREGTEGVIAEVRAKERRLEDLALPERPLVVVLERVEKPGNLGAVLRSADAAGVDAVLFCDPLTDLWNPNLIRASIGAVFTVPCVACSSAEAIAFLKARGIRILTAQLQDSSLYYDCDMTVGTALVMGTESTGLTDAWREAADAHIRIPMLGRLDSLNVSVSAAILLFEAVRQRQNG; encoded by the coding sequence ATGCCGGAAGTGATCACCTCTCCTTCGAATCCGAAGGTCAAACGGTTGCTCGCGCTGCAGCAGAAGTCTTCTGCGCGGCGCGAGGCCGGACTCTTCGTGGTCGAGGGGCGGCGTGAGCTCCAGCATTGTATCGACGCCGGTTTCGCCGTCGACTCGATCTTCTACTGTCCTTCGCGTTGCGGAGACGCTCCCCTGCAAAACTTCGCTTCGCTCATCCCACCCACTGCTGCGCAGCGGGTCCCCCCCGTTTACGAGGCCACGGGTGGCCACGGTTTTGCCGGGGAGGTCTCCGCAAACGCGAAACTGTTTGAGGTTTCCGAAGAGGTGTATGCGAAGATCGCGATGCGGGAGGGGACCGAGGGGGTGATCGCGGAGGTGCGGGCGAAGGAGCGCAGGCTCGAAGACCTCGCGCTGCCGGAGCGGCCGCTGGTGGTCGTGCTGGAGCGTGTGGAGAAGCCCGGCAACCTGGGCGCGGTGCTGCGCAGCGCCGACGCTGCCGGGGTGGACGCGGTCCTGTTCTGCGACCCGCTGACCGACCTGTGGAATCCCAACCTGATCCGCGCATCGATCGGCGCCGTGTTCACGGTGCCGTGCGTGGCTTGCAGCTCGGCCGAGGCCATCGCCTTCCTGAAGGCGCGCGGCATCCGCATCCTGACGGCGCAGCTGCAGGATTCTTCCCTCTATTATGATTGCGACATGACCGTCGGCACCGCCCTCGTGATGGGCACGGAGTCCACCGGACTGACCGATGCCTGGCGCGAAGCGGCCGATGCGCATATCCGCATCCCGATGCTCGGCCGCCTGGACTCGCTCAACGTGTCCGTGTCGGCCGCCATCCTGCTTTTCGAAGCCGTCAGACAGCGCCAGAATGGATAA